Proteins encoded together in one Planctopirus ephydatiae window:
- a CDS encoding phenylacetate--CoA ligase family protein, translated as MNVSFPSNRQELLDQQFQRLAKLVGRLENNAFWQPRLKSAEWTSDKILSTPPTAENLRALLDRLPIVRKAELVADQLQNPRYGTNLSFPLSDYARLHQTSGTTTGKPLRWLDTPESWAWIMSCWKQIYALMGLRATDRLIFPFSFGPFLGFWAGFEGAAQMGNLCLAAGGMSSEARLKLIDENQITILACTPTYALRLAEVARQQGIDLAKSSIRAILVAGEPGGNIPATRQLIETTWNARVFDHWGMTEVGPLAMETEHDPGSLSVLETECIVEILNPETHRAVAEGESGELVITNLGRVGSPLLRYATGDIVTPSWQSVEGDPPFVRLMGGIQGRTDDMWIIRGNNVFPSSLEEIIRSIPEVEEFQLRVHAHRQMQEVSIRIECRSGLSDAVCQNCAMRIRQQIKERHHFEATIELVEPGVLPRFEMKAKRIVTN; from the coding sequence ATGAACGTCTCCTTTCCATCGAATCGGCAAGAACTTCTCGACCAGCAGTTCCAGCGTCTGGCCAAACTTGTCGGTCGGCTGGAAAACAATGCCTTCTGGCAACCCAGGCTCAAATCAGCTGAGTGGACATCTGACAAAATTCTGTCCACCCCTCCGACTGCGGAAAACTTGCGAGCCCTGCTGGATCGACTGCCAATTGTTCGCAAAGCCGAACTGGTGGCAGATCAGTTACAAAACCCACGATATGGCACCAATCTATCGTTTCCACTTTCGGACTACGCAAGGTTACATCAGACCTCCGGCACGACCACTGGGAAGCCTTTACGCTGGCTCGACACGCCAGAATCATGGGCCTGGATCATGTCGTGCTGGAAGCAGATTTATGCGCTCATGGGGCTTCGAGCAACAGATCGCCTGATATTCCCCTTTTCTTTTGGACCGTTTCTTGGTTTTTGGGCAGGCTTCGAAGGGGCTGCCCAGATGGGAAATCTGTGTCTGGCAGCCGGCGGTATGAGCAGTGAAGCTCGTCTGAAACTCATCGATGAAAATCAGATCACGATCCTGGCCTGTACTCCGACTTATGCACTCCGGCTAGCCGAAGTGGCCAGACAGCAGGGGATCGACCTGGCAAAGTCGTCGATTCGCGCGATTCTCGTGGCTGGTGAACCCGGTGGAAATATCCCAGCGACCCGACAACTGATCGAAACCACCTGGAATGCCAGGGTTTTTGATCATTGGGGCATGACTGAGGTGGGCCCGTTGGCCATGGAAACCGAACATGATCCCGGCTCGTTATCTGTGCTTGAGACAGAATGCATCGTTGAAATCCTCAATCCTGAGACGCATCGTGCCGTCGCGGAAGGAGAATCCGGAGAACTGGTCATCACGAATCTGGGGCGAGTCGGCTCACCACTGCTTCGTTACGCCACAGGAGATATTGTGACACCATCCTGGCAGAGCGTCGAAGGCGATCCCCCTTTCGTCAGGCTCATGGGTGGAATCCAGGGCCGCACAGACGATATGTGGATTATCCGTGGCAACAACGTCTTCCCCTCCAGTCTGGAAGAAATCATTCGCTCGATACCAGAAGTGGAGGAATTCCAGCTTCGTGTTCATGCTCACCGGCAGATGCAGGAAGTCAGCATACGCATTGAATGCCGAAGTGGTCTCAGTGATGCAGTATGTCAAAATTGCGCCATGAGAATTCGCCAGCAGATCAAAGAGCGGCATCACTTTGAAGCCACGATCGAACTGGTCGAACCGGGAGTTCTACCTCGATTCGAGATGAAGGCCAAACGGATTGTGACTAACTGA
- a CDS encoding OB-fold nucleic acid binding domain-containing protein: MRIAHFMSARRAMAGFMGSLQAPRLSVVFAFGLLCLVTTCQIEASEEAWSTQHFNDLKDRWDSLVDVPVTIEGRITSLSKNSMRLARCAMPFVLKEEDARQVSSGKSVVVRGTVRKEKNTDKLLFDVSKVSVVAGDGEKYRIRAGEIRAGEAQPWYELADWAENRAAFFADTELKVLADSARMRGLQTEARILNPRTPEALESLARKARELKLDERFAMELQFEGMWLQVTTMIRDGQPDPAALASTVMQISRKFPGAETPLAKWIPVDLQKAEVLNEYAAADDANRKLWHRQLMIAATAAEIQARLLSDGRNGVELAEEWRIRLPERANESQTFLDRYDAFRMARLKTMTREELLAFTKDLEARKKADVATQARRAWMEHRAELSIPQGGAGVVRMAENHRAIYNDEQGAIAILQNGWLKFPEDKTLREAFEGLGYRLSGNRWTRELSIANSPATTSPKAPGELANGMTMEQAKSLLGAPPRRTRLILGSGPIEHWIYGEGANRLILEFKSGPGSSFRLNSFYTDTNR, from the coding sequence ATGAGAATCGCTCATTTCATGAGTGCCAGACGTGCCATGGCAGGATTCATGGGATCGTTACAAGCTCCTCGACTGTCCGTCGTGTTTGCGTTTGGTTTGCTTTGCCTCGTCACGACATGCCAAATCGAAGCCAGCGAAGAAGCCTGGTCTACGCAGCATTTCAATGATCTGAAAGATCGCTGGGATAGCCTGGTTGATGTTCCGGTAACGATCGAAGGGAGAATCACCTCGCTATCGAAAAATTCAATGCGACTGGCTCGATGCGCGATGCCATTTGTTCTCAAAGAAGAAGATGCCCGACAGGTTTCCAGTGGCAAAAGTGTGGTTGTGCGAGGGACCGTCCGCAAAGAGAAAAACACGGACAAACTTCTGTTTGATGTTTCCAAAGTCAGCGTGGTTGCGGGCGATGGCGAAAAGTATCGCATTCGAGCCGGAGAGATTCGTGCCGGCGAAGCACAGCCGTGGTATGAACTGGCTGACTGGGCTGAGAACCGAGCCGCTTTTTTTGCTGATACCGAGCTAAAGGTATTGGCCGACAGTGCCCGCATGCGGGGGTTGCAGACAGAAGCTCGAATTCTCAACCCGCGAACCCCTGAAGCACTGGAGAGTTTGGCCAGAAAAGCCCGCGAATTGAAGCTCGATGAACGTTTCGCGATGGAATTGCAATTTGAAGGAATGTGGCTCCAGGTCACGACCATGATCCGCGATGGACAGCCAGATCCGGCTGCATTGGCCAGCACCGTCATGCAGATCAGCCGCAAGTTTCCTGGGGCGGAGACTCCCTTAGCGAAATGGATTCCTGTTGATCTGCAGAAAGCCGAGGTCCTCAATGAATATGCTGCAGCCGACGATGCAAACCGAAAGTTGTGGCATCGCCAGTTGATGATCGCAGCGACAGCGGCAGAAATTCAGGCACGTTTACTGTCTGATGGCAGGAATGGGGTCGAGCTGGCAGAAGAGTGGCGAATCCGTCTTCCGGAAAGGGCAAATGAAAGCCAGACTTTTCTCGACCGCTACGATGCATTTCGAATGGCCCGGCTCAAGACGATGACTCGCGAAGAACTCCTGGCGTTTACCAAGGATCTCGAAGCGCGGAAAAAAGCCGACGTCGCCACTCAAGCTCGCCGGGCATGGATGGAACATCGTGCGGAACTCTCCATCCCGCAAGGTGGTGCAGGTGTCGTCCGCATGGCTGAAAATCACCGCGCGATCTACAACGATGAACAAGGTGCGATTGCCATCCTGCAAAACGGCTGGCTCAAATTTCCTGAGGACAAAACCCTTCGCGAAGCATTTGAAGGACTAGGTTATCGACTCAGTGGAAATCGCTGGACGAGAGAACTCTCAATAGCCAATTCACCCGCAACCACTTCGCCTAAGGCACCTGGTGAATTGGCAAATGGCATGACAATGGAACAGGCCAAGAGCCTCCTGGGTGCTCCGCCTCGACGAACACGGCTGATTCTAGGCAGCGGGCCGATTGAACACTGGATTTACGGCGAAGGGGCGAACCGTCTGATTCTTGAATTCAAGTCGGGGCCTGGCAGTTCATTTCGTTTGAATTCGTTTTATACCGATACGAATCGATAG
- a CDS encoding FHA domain-containing protein — protein MTTLMAPIAFQPREAETVGAFVLVPTLGGAPWILRRGRHVLGSGPEATLQLSSEGISAQHCLLIVGPSSAIVKAWDSRTWINDGPVREATLKPNDRLTIGPWTFRFRSATADELLQFVPENSAASAPTANSSPVSDVTATLPVIAVPEVSLPITESKHTAEIASSSPSSLSISDNRLEKDLPSDAPQYTEISSSNEQKPDSALADREVIKQELQRTLASVMEQRLHLEQAALDQTRTQAVENSRLVEQRTELERLRTQLVRRETEFSLRMHAIETTESAQQTLRKELERTQIKLLQRQVELAEAEQAFQKQMEEKTASLQQLEQNLLQNQTEHTQAVQSLAIQKQTLTDFEGQLAQREAKLRDEEAIWQVKFAAQKSEAESIEKQLADMESRSEALALLEQSLSRREAEVASKDSELSQLKAAFVQQEEELQRARHEVDLQRSTLAHDLAQLAIQQSEQAAREAAIDERHQALDLRERALVSEKNRIEQIAEAARISLQEEQARQEETWSRWDESMRKATADLRSQMEALEQERASLEAMASGPQMTQETLSSPIPELDSIVQMAVDSVDGNFDTQAENQPAIDASTLEPMTDVPASEHAATTLETIAAAVEAPSISDEPAECANTEKAQSHSKIENTAIDHAEINGHAAEPALVENTLVDHSEIVPENLFVEPDARIESDTETIMPDTVDWLPVTPGESYVPEIDHSETISTPVDPAAALEVAGSQEFSPVGDLSSLEPFHPTDEFAPVGHSSGLHESLDGNFESEDQAASLPAFDISSINPWANEVLADASHLEEPAESTFGEPLASRRLWNEPDDEIPAAKPASLTSLSHLERSSLQQTGHTANDHLTNDSAASDPALSLRAELAQLFGIQDLGASRSSVEEPESQETELANHDDSANGYTVPVHNHDQPDSLAAHAEVSDASYSEPVLDAEIQEPEAHRFSAESSTTPSESMDTEDANSANSVSRESPQSNGTHTADEEEDSVASYMSRLLGRYGQKADALAKTTRPVESLASSQASHKLVQEVATTVPEVPVTWSEEPRHKVDKDEFRAHLESMRQVANDSARTAVNSSHWKRSRMQVLVKGMLAAGALATGSVLLLGQFGNGQPQLMQGLVVNVVGIYLLLETIKGVRRVQTSAQLQLALAHSAELEGRSAVQEARQE, from the coding sequence GTGACGACATTGATGGCCCCGATCGCATTTCAACCTCGTGAAGCGGAAACTGTTGGCGCATTTGTGCTCGTCCCTACATTAGGTGGGGCACCATGGATTCTTCGTCGAGGGCGACATGTGCTGGGGAGCGGGCCAGAAGCCACCTTGCAACTCTCGAGTGAAGGGATCAGTGCTCAGCATTGCCTGCTGATTGTGGGGCCCTCATCGGCTATTGTAAAAGCCTGGGATTCCCGCACCTGGATCAATGATGGGCCCGTACGGGAAGCGACACTCAAGCCCAATGATCGGCTCACCATCGGGCCATGGACATTCCGCTTTCGATCGGCCACGGCTGATGAACTCCTCCAGTTTGTGCCCGAGAATTCTGCAGCCAGCGCGCCAACAGCCAATTCATCGCCCGTTAGTGATGTAACAGCAACTTTACCTGTCATCGCAGTGCCAGAAGTCTCTTTGCCAATTACAGAATCAAAACACACTGCGGAAATTGCCAGCTCTTCCCCTTCCAGTCTGTCGATTTCTGACAATCGGCTGGAGAAAGATCTCCCGAGCGACGCACCTCAATACACCGAAATTTCATCTTCAAACGAACAGAAACCTGATTCAGCACTCGCTGATCGGGAAGTGATCAAACAGGAATTGCAGCGAACTCTTGCATCCGTCATGGAGCAGAGGTTGCACCTCGAACAGGCGGCCCTCGATCAGACTCGCACACAGGCGGTTGAAAATAGCCGTCTCGTCGAGCAACGCACTGAACTGGAGCGTTTGCGCACTCAACTCGTTCGCAGGGAAACCGAGTTTTCGTTGCGAATGCACGCCATCGAGACGACAGAGTCTGCTCAGCAGACCTTGCGCAAGGAACTTGAAAGAACTCAGATTAAGCTGCTGCAGCGGCAGGTCGAACTGGCCGAAGCCGAACAAGCTTTCCAGAAGCAAATGGAAGAAAAGACAGCCTCGCTGCAGCAACTCGAGCAGAACCTCTTGCAAAACCAGACCGAGCATACGCAGGCGGTGCAGAGCCTGGCGATCCAGAAGCAGACACTGACCGATTTCGAAGGGCAACTTGCCCAGAGAGAGGCAAAACTGCGTGATGAAGAGGCAATCTGGCAGGTCAAGTTTGCTGCTCAGAAAAGCGAAGCAGAATCGATCGAGAAGCAACTTGCTGATATGGAGTCGCGTAGTGAGGCGTTAGCACTCCTGGAGCAGTCGTTGAGCCGCCGGGAGGCAGAAGTCGCATCCAAGGACTCTGAACTGTCACAGTTGAAAGCCGCTTTTGTCCAGCAGGAAGAAGAGCTTCAGCGTGCCCGGCATGAAGTGGATTTACAGCGATCAACACTCGCGCACGATCTGGCACAATTGGCCATTCAACAAAGTGAACAGGCCGCTCGCGAAGCAGCGATCGACGAGCGTCATCAGGCTTTAGATCTTCGTGAGCGGGCGTTAGTCAGCGAGAAAAACCGCATTGAACAAATTGCTGAAGCCGCCAGAATTTCGCTTCAGGAAGAACAGGCACGACAGGAAGAGACCTGGAGTCGCTGGGATGAATCGATGAGAAAGGCGACAGCCGATCTCCGCTCGCAAATGGAAGCCCTCGAACAAGAGCGAGCTTCGCTTGAAGCCATGGCCTCTGGCCCCCAAATGACGCAAGAAACCTTGAGTTCTCCAATTCCAGAACTTGATTCCATAGTGCAGATGGCTGTTGATTCGGTCGATGGAAATTTCGACACCCAGGCTGAAAATCAGCCTGCGATCGACGCATCGACTTTGGAGCCCATGACAGATGTTCCTGCGTCCGAGCACGCTGCCACTACCTTGGAGACCATCGCAGCAGCAGTTGAAGCTCCCTCAATCTCGGATGAACCTGCAGAGTGTGCAAATACAGAAAAAGCACAATCTCATTCAAAGATTGAGAACACTGCCATTGATCATGCTGAGATTAATGGCCATGCAGCCGAGCCTGCCTTGGTGGAAAACACTCTTGTTGATCACTCTGAGATTGTCCCAGAGAACTTGTTTGTCGAACCTGACGCCCGGATCGAGAGTGATACCGAGACGATCATGCCAGATACTGTCGATTGGCTGCCGGTAACTCCCGGCGAGTCGTATGTTCCTGAAATCGATCATTCAGAAACTATCTCCACGCCAGTCGACCCCGCTGCAGCTTTGGAAGTTGCCGGTTCGCAGGAATTCTCGCCTGTTGGTGATTTGAGTTCTCTTGAGCCTTTTCACCCGACAGATGAGTTCGCCCCGGTTGGTCACTCCTCGGGTTTGCATGAATCCTTGGATGGCAATTTTGAATCTGAAGATCAGGCAGCCAGTTTGCCTGCGTTTGATATCTCCAGCATCAACCCCTGGGCCAATGAAGTCTTGGCTGATGCGTCGCATCTTGAAGAACCCGCTGAGTCGACCTTTGGAGAACCTCTGGCCAGTCGCCGCTTGTGGAATGAGCCCGATGACGAAATCCCGGCAGCGAAACCTGCGAGCCTCACCTCGTTGAGCCATCTGGAGAGATCCAGTCTTCAGCAGACCGGTCATACGGCAAATGACCATTTGACGAACGATTCTGCCGCGTCAGATCCGGCACTCAGTCTTCGGGCGGAACTGGCTCAGCTCTTTGGAATCCAGGATCTGGGTGCCAGTCGGTCGTCAGTGGAAGAGCCTGAATCGCAGGAAACAGAGCTTGCGAATCATGACGACTCAGCCAATGGATATACAGTACCTGTCCATAACCATGATCAACCAGACTCGTTGGCTGCCCATGCAGAAGTCTCAGATGCTTCTTATTCCGAACCAGTTTTGGATGCGGAGATACAGGAGCCAGAAGCACATCGTTTCTCAGCAGAATCATCGACCACTCCCAGTGAGTCGATGGACACGGAAGATGCCAACTCGGCCAATTCCGTAAGCCGCGAATCACCTCAGAGTAACGGCACGCATACCGCAGATGAAGAAGAAGACTCGGTCGCTTCGTACATGTCCAGATTGCTGGGACGTTATGGACAGAAGGCCGATGCACTTGCCAAAACCACCCGGCCGGTGGAGTCTTTAGCCTCATCACAGGCAAGTCACAAACTGGTGCAGGAAGTCGCGACAACAGTTCCGGAAGTCCCCGTCACCTGGAGTGAAGAACCCCGGCACAAAGTTGATAAAGACGAATTCCGTGCTCATCTGGAATCGATGCGGCAAGTCGCAAATGATTCTGCACGGACTGCCGTCAATAGCAGTCATTGGAAACGTTCACGCATGCAGGTGTTGGTGAAAGGGATGCTCGCTGCAGGGGCACTGGCCACGGGAAGTGTGCTGCTCTTGGGTCAATTTGGCAATGGCCAGCCGCAACTGATGCAAGGTCTGGTGGTTAATGTCGTCGGGATTTACCTGTTACTGGAAACGATCAAGGGAGTTCGTCGAGTCCAGACTTCGGCGCAATTACAACTCGCTCTGGCTCATTCCGCAGAACTTGAAGGCCGTAGCGCTGTGCAAGAAGCCCGCCAGGAGTAG
- a CDS encoding serine O-acetyltransferase, which produces MATDLRLKDQLPEITDRIVESYRDFATTHHLGHCPLPSSEAVYEIAQDLQEILFPGYRRRQNLHMGNVTYHVGDLVDSLHDRLTQQIARALRHDYRRQHGISCADEVSHDFEALAQAKTITLLELLPRLRRTLALDVQAAFDGDPAAGSLDEIIFCYPGLHAVTIYRLAHELYLLDVPLIPRMLTEWAHSQTGIDIHPGATIGHSFFIDHGTGVVIGETCEIANHVKLYQGVTLGALSFPKDEQGNLLRRHKRHPTIEDHVVIYANATVLGGETVIGSHAVIGSSVSLSHSVPPNTIVTIEKPSLRYREAS; this is translated from the coding sequence ATGGCTACGGATCTTCGACTCAAAGACCAGTTGCCGGAAATCACTGATCGGATTGTCGAATCGTATCGCGATTTTGCGACCACCCACCATCTGGGGCACTGCCCATTGCCCAGCAGTGAAGCGGTTTACGAGATCGCGCAGGATCTGCAGGAGATTCTCTTTCCGGGATATCGCCGTCGGCAGAATCTGCACATGGGCAATGTGACGTATCACGTCGGCGATCTGGTCGACAGTCTGCATGATCGCCTGACCCAGCAGATTGCCCGTGCCTTGAGGCATGATTATCGTCGCCAGCATGGGATTTCCTGTGCCGATGAAGTCTCACACGATTTTGAAGCGTTGGCCCAGGCCAAAACCATCACCTTACTGGAATTACTGCCGCGTTTGAGAAGAACACTCGCGCTGGATGTGCAGGCGGCATTTGATGGTGATCCTGCAGCCGGAAGCCTCGATGAAATCATCTTCTGCTACCCGGGACTGCATGCTGTCACGATTTATCGCCTGGCCCACGAATTGTATCTGCTCGATGTCCCATTGATCCCCCGCATGCTGACGGAATGGGCACACAGCCAGACAGGAATTGATATCCATCCCGGTGCCACCATCGGACATTCGTTCTTCATTGATCACGGGACGGGGGTGGTGATTGGAGAAACCTGCGAGATCGCCAATCATGTTAAGCTGTATCAGGGTGTGACTCTGGGAGCACTCAGCTTTCCGAAAGATGAACAAGGAAATCTGCTCCGTCGGCATAAGAGGCACCCCACGATCGAAGATCATGTGGTTATTTACGCCAACGCGACTGTCTTGGGAGGAGAGACTGTTATTGGGTCACATGCCGTGATTGGATCAAGTGTTTCGCTCTCGCACAGTGTGCCGCCGAACACGATTGTGACCATTGAAAAACCATCGCTACGGTATCGTGAAGCGAGTTGA
- a CDS encoding CPBP family intramembrane glutamic endopeptidase, with product MNSREEAVPHREYWDEASRPLAGLVLLAPLLLIYEWHAAWQDSSAVITLRNGVDIWLRTQMGWLGFDHEWCVPALVLLTLAGRHILSCQDWNIRPSVIGGMVAEAALFAALLVILGQLIPWSSANIPQFPQEMDLLHSREALLLSENTVGNIAGKLATPVADAWPNPSPRLHWVTCLGAGIYEEFLFRLGLIPVLYGLVRMLGIPRVISLVIAIGGSSLLFAAAHYLQVDLDTGKISLLGTADYIIQHRDVWSAFSFRCLAGSLFGALLVFRGIGIAAGCHIGYDLFVGYWMG from the coding sequence ATGAACTCCCGAGAAGAAGCGGTTCCACATCGAGAGTATTGGGATGAAGCCTCCCGACCACTGGCAGGTCTGGTGCTGCTTGCGCCGCTATTGTTGATCTACGAATGGCATGCCGCCTGGCAGGATTCATCCGCTGTGATCACTCTGCGTAACGGTGTCGATATCTGGCTCCGCACCCAGATGGGATGGCTAGGTTTCGATCATGAGTGGTGTGTCCCGGCATTAGTCCTCCTCACACTGGCAGGCAGGCACATTCTGTCCTGCCAGGACTGGAACATTCGACCTTCAGTCATCGGGGGCATGGTGGCCGAAGCGGCGTTGTTTGCGGCCCTGCTGGTGATTCTTGGTCAGTTAATTCCCTGGAGCTCCGCCAACATTCCCCAGTTTCCCCAAGAAATGGACCTGCTTCACTCACGAGAAGCTCTGTTGCTTTCTGAGAATACTGTCGGAAACATCGCTGGCAAGCTGGCGACCCCTGTGGCCGATGCATGGCCCAACCCATCTCCCAGATTGCATTGGGTCACCTGCCTCGGTGCGGGAATCTACGAAGAGTTTCTCTTCCGGCTGGGCCTGATTCCAGTTCTGTATGGACTTGTGCGTATGTTGGGGATTCCGCGGGTGATCTCACTGGTGATTGCCATTGGAGGTAGCTCGTTACTTTTTGCTGCCGCCCATTATCTGCAGGTGGATCTTGATACCGGGAAAATTTCGCTGCTGGGTACAGCTGACTACATCATCCAGCACCGTGATGTCTGGTCCGCATTCAGCTTTCGCTGCCTGGCAGGCAGTTTGTTCGGTGCACTTCTGGTCTTTCGCGGCATTGGCATCGCCGCAGGTTGCCACATTGGCTACGACCTGTTTGTCGGCTATTGGATGGGTTGA
- a CDS encoding glycosyltransferase family 2 protein, with amino-acid sequence MVKPAIFEKYRVLTALPVYNEARHVHEVLSVVRKYSDDILVVNDGSTDGTAEVLAELAGIHVVHHSQNQGYGAGLRTAFDYALAHHYDTLVTIDCDGQHEPRLIPELVAALYPESGDDVDIVSGSRYLQRFPGDSLPPADRRRINMEITAYLNEILRWNLTDTFCGFKAYRVPSLKKFQITDLGYAMPLQLWVQAAAAGMKIVEFPVPLVYLEEERSFGGSLDDSVRRKAHYEAVIRQALIETGLFETGVSDHQQIVLNQI; translated from the coding sequence ATGGTGAAGCCAGCAATTTTCGAGAAATATCGCGTGTTGACCGCACTCCCGGTCTACAACGAAGCCAGGCACGTTCACGAGGTGCTCTCTGTCGTTCGAAAGTACAGTGATGACATTCTCGTGGTGAACGATGGCTCCACGGATGGAACTGCCGAGGTTCTTGCGGAGTTGGCTGGGATTCACGTCGTTCACCACTCACAGAATCAGGGTTATGGAGCCGGTTTGCGGACGGCTTTCGATTATGCTTTAGCTCACCATTATGATACCCTGGTGACCATTGATTGTGACGGGCAGCATGAACCCCGCTTGATCCCGGAACTGGTTGCGGCGCTTTATCCTGAGAGTGGAGATGACGTCGATATTGTTTCCGGGAGTCGGTATCTGCAGAGATTCCCTGGTGATAGCCTTCCTCCCGCTGATCGCCGGCGGATCAACATGGAGATCACTGCGTACCTGAATGAAATTCTCCGTTGGAATCTGACAGACACATTCTGCGGCTTTAAAGCTTACCGGGTTCCTTCGCTGAAGAAGTTTCAAATTACGGATCTGGGGTATGCCATGCCCCTGCAGCTCTGGGTTCAGGCTGCCGCTGCTGGAATGAAGATCGTGGAGTTTCCAGTACCTTTAGTGTACCTCGAAGAAGAGCGTTCGTTTGGTGGATCTTTGGATGACTCCGTCCGCAGGAAAGCTCATTATGAGGCAGTGATTCGTCAGGCGCTGATCGAGACGGGACTGTTTGAAACGGGTGTCAGTGATCATCAGCAGATCGTTTTGAATCAGATCTGA
- the glmM gene encoding phosphoglucosamine mutase — MGERILSISGLRGVVGDGLDPEYVVRFAAALGTWLKGGHVVLSRDGRTTGEMLRHAAIAGLTAAGCRVTDLGIATTPTCGVAVQQLGAAGGLQITASHNPIEWNGLKPFSARGSVLNATQGKELLEILEKRGPTYRSWETVGSVVEDPSAAMFHLSRVNALIDLPVVQARKFKVVLDCTHGSGSILSPDWLRSLGCEVVVLGGVADGRFEHPAEPLRENLTSLMDAVRAHQADVGFAQDPDADRLAIVDETGHYIGEELTLALCVDHVLSRAKGTVVVNGSTSRTTADIAARYGCEFVRSAVGEANVVARMIEIRALIGGEGNGGVIEPKVGYVRDSLVSMAYVLHALALKKCRLSEWVSTLPSYTIVKDKITCGRESVQPACDRLKEIFSDASIVEGDGLRLDWPDRWVQVRASNTEPIIRMIAEAPQAADAQQLVDQAKSVVAQIVNC; from the coding sequence ATGGGAGAACGGATTCTCAGTATTTCGGGCCTGCGTGGAGTCGTCGGGGATGGACTTGATCCGGAGTATGTTGTTCGCTTTGCTGCGGCTTTGGGAACATGGCTCAAAGGTGGGCATGTGGTACTTTCCCGAGATGGTCGAACCACAGGTGAAATGCTGCGGCATGCGGCCATTGCCGGGTTGACAGCTGCCGGTTGTCGAGTCACCGATCTGGGAATTGCGACCACTCCCACTTGTGGAGTCGCTGTTCAACAACTGGGGGCCGCTGGTGGGTTACAGATCACCGCCAGTCATAATCCGATTGAATGGAATGGGTTGAAGCCCTTTTCGGCGCGTGGTTCCGTACTCAATGCCACTCAGGGAAAGGAACTTCTGGAGATTCTCGAAAAGCGGGGCCCGACGTATCGGTCGTGGGAAACTGTGGGATCTGTCGTCGAAGATCCTTCAGCCGCCATGTTTCACTTGAGCAGGGTGAATGCACTGATTGATCTGCCCGTGGTTCAAGCCCGAAAGTTCAAAGTGGTGCTCGATTGCACTCATGGTTCAGGCTCGATCCTCTCACCCGACTGGCTGAGATCGCTCGGGTGCGAAGTCGTCGTGTTGGGAGGCGTGGCTGATGGCCGGTTTGAACATCCGGCTGAACCATTGCGGGAAAATCTCACGTCACTTATGGATGCTGTTCGAGCACATCAGGCGGATGTCGGTTTTGCTCAGGATCCTGATGCCGATCGACTGGCGATTGTCGATGAAACAGGCCATTACATCGGTGAAGAACTGACACTGGCCCTATGTGTCGATCATGTCCTTTCCCGAGCCAAAGGGACGGTGGTGGTCAATGGTTCGACCAGCAGGACGACAGCCGATATTGCGGCCCGGTATGGCTGCGAGTTCGTTCGATCGGCTGTGGGTGAAGCGAACGTGGTCGCTCGCATGATCGAAATCCGTGCGCTGATCGGCGGTGAAGGAAACGGCGGTGTGATCGAGCCGAAGGTAGGTTATGTTCGCGATAGCCTGGTCAGTATGGCTTACGTGCTTCATGCGCTGGCTCTGAAGAAGTGCCGACTTTCCGAGTGGGTCAGCACCCTTCCCAGTTACACGATTGTGAAAGACAAGATCACCTGTGGTCGTGAATCTGTGCAGCCGGCTTGCGACCGTCTTAAGGAAATCTTTTCCGACGCATCGATTGTCGAAGGCGACGGCTTAAGGCTCGATTGGCCCGATCGCTGGGTGCAGGTGCGTGCCAGCAATACCGAGCCTATCATTCGGATGATTGCTGAAGCTCCCCAGGCTGCCGATGCTCAACAGTTGGTCGATCAGGCCAAATCTGTCGTGGCGCAAATCGTCAATTGTTAA
- a CDS encoding FHA domain-containing protein produces the protein MSLVNEIAVKIHLVDPGDGRTLQTWSFESPRITIGRDPQQDVSLSDPYVSRTHAELVRAGSVWQLFSRGRNGILVNGKSITEIRLEPGMTFRLGANGPQFRFDQAQEVTAQATLSFDPESIIVLSFDRESVKDEAENVAATDYFQKLNQKAKELRARRQGKQASSGSS, from the coding sequence GTGTCTTTGGTCAATGAAATTGCTGTAAAGATCCATCTGGTTGATCCCGGTGATGGTCGAACTTTGCAAACTTGGTCATTTGAATCACCTCGCATCACCATCGGGCGTGATCCTCAACAGGACGTTTCATTGTCTGATCCTTATGTCTCCCGCACGCATGCGGAGCTTGTTCGTGCCGGGAGTGTCTGGCAGCTCTTTTCCAGAGGTCGCAACGGCATTCTGGTCAATGGCAAAAGCATCACTGAGATTCGCCTTGAACCTGGAATGACATTTCGACTGGGTGCCAACGGTCCGCAATTCCGCTTTGATCAAGCTCAGGAAGTGACAGCTCAGGCCACACTCAGCTTTGATCCAGAGTCGATCATCGTGCTCTCTTTTGATCGTGAGTCGGTCAAAGACGAAGCCGAGAATGTGGCAGCTACAGATTATTTTCAGAAATTGAACCAAAAGGCCAAGGAGCTGCGAGCCCGCCGACAGGGCAAACAGGCATCCTCCGGCAGCTCATGA